In one Juglans regia cultivar Chandler chromosome 11, Walnut 2.0, whole genome shotgun sequence genomic region, the following are encoded:
- the LOC109010944 gene encoding gibberellin receptor GID1B-like codes for MAGSNEVNQNESKRVVPLNTWVLISNFKLAYNLLRRADGTFNRELAEFLDRKVPANTIPVDGVFSFDHIDRAAGLFNRVYQPAPENEAQWSIEELGRPLSTTKIVPVIIFFHGGSFTHSSANSAIYDTFCRRLVNTSKAVVVSVNYRRSPEHRYPCAYDDGWAALKWVKSRTWLQSGRDCKVHVYLAGDSSGGNIAHHVAVRAAEAEVEVLGNILLHPMFAGQMRTESERRLDGKYFVTIQDRDWYWRAYLPEGEDRDHPACNPFGPRGKSLKGLNFPKSLVVVAGLDLVQDWQLAYVEGLKESCQNVKLLYLKQATIGFYFLPNNDHFYCLMDEINSFVNSNC; via the exons atGGCCGGTAGTAATGAAGTCAACCAAAATGAATCGAAG AGGGTCGTGCCACTTAATACATGGGTACTCATCTCAAATTTCAAGCTAGCTTACAATCTCCTTCGGCGTGCTGATGGAACGTTCAACCGTGAGTTGGCGGAGTTTCTTGACCGCAAAGTCCCTGCCAATACGATTCCGGTTGATGGGGTTTTCTCCTTTGACCATATTGATAGAGCCGCCGGCCTCTTTAACCGGGTATACCAACCTGCCCCAGAAAATGAGGCTCAATGGAGCATTGAAGAGCTTGGAAGGCCGTTGAGCACCACCAAGATTGTCCCGgtcataattttctttcatggTGGAAGCTTCACCCATTCTTCAGCCAACAGTGCTATTTATGACACTTTTTGTCGCCGCCTTGTCAACACCTCCAAGGCTGTTGTGGTTTCTGTAAATTATCGCCGGTCGCCTGAACATAGATACCCCTGTGCATATGATGATGGATGGGCTGCTCTTAAGTGGGTAAAATCAAGAACGTGGCTTCAGAGTGGGAGGGATTGCAAGGTTCATGTATATTTGGCCGGAGATAGTTCTGGTGGTAATATTGCTCATCATGTAGCAGTGAGGGCAGCTGAGGCAGAAGTTGAGGTATTAGGAAACATCCTTCTTCATCCAATGTTTGCTGGGCAAATGAGAACTGAATCAGAAAGGAGATTGGATGGTAAATACTTTGTTACAATACAAGACCGTGATTGGTATTGGAGAGCTTATCTTCCCGAAGGAGAAGATAGAGATCATCCAGCATGTAACCCGTTTGGCCCCAGGGGAAAAAGCCTCAAAGGTCTCAACTTTCCTAAAAGTCTTGTGGTGGTAGCTGGTTTGGATCTTGTCCAAGATTGGCAATTGGCTTATGTCGAAGGGCTCAAAGAATCTTGCCAAAACGTGAAGCTTCTTTATTTGAAGCAGGCCACCATCGGGTTCTACTTCTTACCAAATAATGACCATTTCTACTGTCTCATGGACGAGATAAACAGCTTCGTGAATTCTAACTGTTAA